In the genome of Mucilaginibacter sp. 14171R-50, the window ACAAAGCCGCTTTAAGCTGTTGCCTTGTTCTGGATCATACTTCCAATCGGTAACTTATGACGCCATTACTGATGAAAAGGATACCGATTTTGCTATTCGTTTAACAAAAGAGATTGGCGTGGCGGCCATACCGGTGTCCGCATTTTACCGAAAAGGGCTCGACAGGCATGTTTTACGATTTTGTTTCGCTAAAAGGCAAGAAACACTTGATAAAGCCGTTGATAGATTGATAAAGGTTTAACCTTATAGAAATATTTACGTATAAATTTATTTGCCTGCACGTTAAAACGCACGTTATATATGGATAATCTGAAAATTACGGTGTACCAGGGGTATTTGTTTTGGGAAAACATCGATAAAAACCTGCAAAATATCTCGTTGCGATTATCCAACATACGCGAAAAGACAAATCTTATCATCCTGCCTGAAATGTTCAATACCGGCTTTACCATGAATGCCGACACGTTGGGCGAACCTATGGGTGGCAAAACCATGCAATGGATGCAGAAAACGGCGCAAAAGTTTGATTGCGTAGTTACAGGCAGCCTGATTATCAAAGAAGACGGGAATTTTTATAACCGCTTGCTTTGGGTGCGCCCCGACGGTACTTACGAGCACTACGATAAGCGCCACCTTTTTGCCTTAGGTAAAGAACATACCGTTTATACGCCGGGCAGCAAAAAATTAATAGTTGAACTGAACGGCTGGAAGATATGTCCGATGATATGTTACGATCTGCGTTTCCCGGTTTGGCTGCGTAATGTTGATGAAGACTACGATCTGCTGATGATTGTAGCCAACTGGCCCGAAAAACGCGCCCTGCACTGGCGTACCCTCATCCCCGCCCGCGCGGTGGAGAACCAGGCCTACGTAATTGGTGTAAACCGTGTAGGCCACGATGGCAACGAGGTGT includes:
- a CDS encoding amidohydrolase, which translates into the protein MDNLKITVYQGYLFWENIDKNLQNISLRLSNIREKTNLIILPEMFNTGFTMNADTLGEPMGGKTMQWMQKTAQKFDCVVTGSLIIKEDGNFYNRLLWVRPDGTYEHYDKRHLFALGKEHTVYTPGSKKLIVELNGWKICPMICYDLRFPVWLRNVDEDYDLLMIVANWPEKRALHWRTLIPARAVENQAYVIGVNRVGHDGNEVYHSGDSTCIDPNGNVVYYKRDEEDVYTFSIIGDEVKKARRALPFLKDADKFTIEG